A stretch of DNA from Leptospira wolffii serovar Khorat str. Khorat-H2:
TTTCCTATATTGGGTGGAGAGATTCGTTTCGGATGGAGTTCGTCCCGATTTCGTTCTCCTGGATCAATCATTAGAAATCTATAATAGAACTCCTCTCTTAGCCTTGGACGAGGTGATCGTTTACGGTGTTTCCGTAGATTTCGTACTTAGGCATCTATCCACCTACTCTAGGGAAGAAATCTCCGTTTTCTTATCCAAGAGACTATTTCACACTTTTCGGGATAGGCCCAAGCTTTGGAGAGTCCTGGAGCGCTTAAAGAACGATTCCGCGGAAGCGGATATGTACAGAAACGGGGTACATAAGGTTTTGGATATGCTGGAAAAGGAAAAGGGGAGTACTCCTAGAGAATTGACCCCCTTGAAACAAGCGGAGGAAACCATAGTGACCATGTCGGACTCGGATTTTTCTTCCTATCTTAGACCTTATACTTTTTATCCGGATATGCTTTCGGTTCAGACGGAATCGGTCCGACTCCTGCAAAAAGCGAATATACCTTACGCTACGATTTGGGTGAGAGTAGCAAGACCTTACTTCGAGTTGTATAAGTCCAGGATCGTGGATACATCGGAAGGTCCCAAAACCCCGTATCAGGTTTGGAAACCGATCATAGACGATTGGAGTCTAAAAACCGGAACCGCATTATGGAATATGAATGAAGACCCGGAGTATAATTGCGACGAGTTTGCGGACCCGGGGCATATGTCTCCGAATTGTTTTCCCGCCTTCGGAGATTATATATTCAGAAAATTAAAAGAAACCGAGGTTACGGGAAAGAATCAAGGGAAGTAAGAGGCCAAGGCGGGCAGAATCTCACCCGCTTTCCCCTGTAGAAATAGATCAGCGTGTCTGCTGTATCCACTTTCTTCCGTATTGATTTCGATAACTAAGGATCCGTTTTCTCTTGCGATCCTGGCCAGTTCCACCGGAATCCCCACCATACCGGAAGAGCCTATGACTAGAGTCACTTCGGCAGATTCTGCGTATTTTACGGATTCGTTTAAGAGATCCTCATCATAACTTTCTCCGAACCAAAGCACTCCAGGACGAAGACTACCCCCGCAATGATCGCATAAGGGAGGAACCTCTCCCATAGGTAGAATCGTTTCGCTTTGATGGTTACAGGAAATACAACGGTTACGGAAAATATTACCGTGGATTTCAAGTAAACGTTTCGAACCCGCTTTGCGGTGCAGTCCGTCCACATTCTGAGTTACCAGTCGGAATCCGGGAAATTTCTCCTCCAATTCGGCAAGAACCTTATGCGCCGGGTTCGGTTCTTTTTGAGAGATCAGTTCCATTCTCCAAAGATACCATTCCCAAACTAGCTTAGGATTTTTCCGGAAAGCTTCCGGGGTTGCTAGTTCTTCCGCACGAAAATTCTTCCATAACCCGTCTTTGCCTCGGAATGTGGGAACTCCGCTTTCCGCAGAAATCCCCGCTCCCGTGAGTGCCAATATTCTTTTAGAAGATTTAAGCCGCTCCCGAATAACCGATCCTAAGGGCAGAATCATTCGGGTAAATATAGTCCCGTTCGGACTTCCTTTTCCTTGTCGGTGCCGGCTAATATTTGTACGATTTTAAGAGCGAACTCGAAGGCCGAGCCGGGACCGATGCTAGTCAGTATCTTTCCGGAAATTTCGATCCGGTTGCCCGTATAATTCGGAGTCTTGGGAACGCTTCCGGGAAACGCAGTAAATCGAACGGATTCGTTTAGAATATTATGATGTAATAAAACTCCCGGAGAAGCGCATATCGCACCTACCCATCGTTTTTCTTCCGAGAATTTAAGTAGAATCTCCCCGAGTATGGGATTTTCCTTTAAATTTTGAGTCCCCGTTTTGCCTCCGGGGAGAAGAATCATATCGAAATCATAAGGATCTATTTCGGAAAGAAGAACATCCGGCAAAATTCGGACTCCACGAGAAGATGTCACCGGGCCTTGGGAAAGACCGGCGGAAACGACTTCTATACCGGCTCTTCTTAATACGTCAACAAGAATGACTGCCTCCATTTCCTCCATGCCGTTTGCAAACGGAATTAGAACCTTAGACATACGGGTAAACCTTTCCTAGAAAAGAATAGAATCGGAAAACAGAGGATCCCGACCAATCAGATAAGAATCTAAGATCGGGTTTTTTGCAAGGAAAAGTCCGAGAAGACTTTCGGGAAGAATCGGATTAGATCCGATTCGACCAGGTGACGTTCGAATTTAAGAGATAATTGGAGGCCATAGCCACCAGAATGGAAGCCATATCGCATAGGAACTTAATGGGAAGATGTACCAAATTCCAGTCGGAAGAGAAGGAATAATACAGATAATGAAAGCTCAAAATCTGCAAAAGGATTCCCCAAACGCTAACCGTGTGAAATAGAAAGAGCCCGCGTAGTGCATTCCATTTTTCGAATCTTCTCTCGTAAAATGTGAAGTAGTTATTCAGAATGAAATTGGATACTATGGACAATTCGATTCCGAACAGTACGGAGATAGAAATTGGATCCAAAAAGGAAATCCCAGTATTCAATTGACCGAAACCTAAAAGTTCTCCGAGTAAAAAACCGAGTAAATTTACGATCACACCTGTGGCTCCGACAAGACAATAAAGTAGAAAGGTAGGTGAGATCCATTTTCCGAAACGAATATCCAAAAGAGCCAAAAAGAAGCTTTTAATAACTGAATTGTCCAGCTTAGTCGTGCCGTGGATCCTATTTTGGAAAGTATAGGGAATTTCCTCGATCTTGAGTTTGGTTTCGGAACGTCCCAAGAATTCCAGAAGAATTTTGAATCCCCTAGGATTGATGGAATTCTTTACCTCCGAATAAATGGATCTTTTGATTCCGAAATATCCGCTCATGGGATCCGAAACGGGGAGTCCCAGAATCCTCTGGGCCAAAAAATTGGCGAACCTACTGATCGCGGTACGGATAAAGGACCATTTACCAGTAGAACCGCCTGCGGCATATCTGGTTCCTAGGCAAAGATCCACATCTCTTTCGGAAAAAGAACGAATCATCTCCGGAAGTATTTTCTCGTCGTGCTGCAGATCCGAATCCATCACGACGAATACGTCACCCTCAGCGATTCCCATACCGGTGAGTACGGCGGAAGACAGGCCTTTACTGTCCAATCTGCGAATTACTTTTAGCTGAGGAATACTCTCCTTCAGATCCTCTGCGATCTTCCAGGTCCGGTCCGGGCTGTCGTCGTCCACCACGATGATTTCGTATTTATAATCGGACAAGGATCTACTGATCCGATCCGCCGCGATCGGAAGATTTTCGCTTTCGTTATATGTAGGAAGAATGACGGAAATCTTGGGAGCCATCTTTGACCAGAATTTCTTTTGGAAAAAATTAGGGCAACGCAAAATATGTAATTAATTGATTACATACATTTGTTTTCGGATTCTTCCCGACTTAGGTATAGAAAATTAGAAAAGTTTTAAGTCGAAATGGAACTCGGTCGGAGATCGGAAAGTTACGATCGAGACGTATTAAACTTTGACCGACGAACAGCGCGCTATGTTCGAATGAAAAAGGAAGTAGAAAGAGAAAGCCGGAAAAAATCCGGCTTTGGAATGTATTTGGATTATTTGCAGCAGAGTAGGGCGCTTGCGCTGCCGTTTCTTTGTGCAACTCCGGCAAGATATTCGTTATCCGCGCATTGTCCTTTATAGGATCCGGAGGCGAAGTCTCCACCTTTTGAGGAAGAACGACTATCTCCTCGATCGAACCAGGCTGTGCGGCAGGAATTTCCTAGACTTCGGTTTGCGGAAGAACATAGAATTCCGCTCGTTCCCCACCAACGCTTAGAGAATCCGGACACATAGTAGTTTTGAGGACATTCGTATTTAGTAAATCCTCCTGCCCAATCCCCGGTTCCGTGATAGCGTGCCCCTGTTTCGTTTACAGCCTGCACATTAAACGCTCGATTGGAATTCCAGAGGAGTCCGAAATTGATATCTGTGCAAAGAGCCTTCTGGTTTTGGCTGAGACCGTTCAGTCTATATCCGTCCGGGCACGTTCCTTTGGTTGCTCCATTGTCCCAGTCGTTATTTAGAGTGGAGGAATTATCGTCGCCGCTTCCCAAAGAAAGACTAGTGAAATGATTCGTATTCACGGTTTGTCCCTGGTTGCCGGGAAAGGAAATCAAACGTCCTAGATGCGCGAATCTCCAATCGTCCTTTAGGGTCCTAGACCAATCGCTGGATACAAGTCCCCATCCGTCATTGCCGTTTAAAGGCCAAATTGCGAAGTCTATATCCTTCTCTATAAGGTAATCCACGAGACGCTTCAGCCATTCCTGATCCGCTGGATTCGTTTCGGTCGGAGAGGACCCGAATTCACTTACCCAAACGGGTGCGGTGAAATAGTATTCGGAATCCGTAACATAGCCCCATTCGGAATGGATCGTATTGCGAAAAGTATTCAGGTCCATATCCTTATATTTGATATTGTTTCCCGAGGTGGAATCATCCCCATTATGATTCGGACCTATATATGCGTAATTATGAGCCGCATATACAAGTTTGTTCGGAATGCGAAAGTGGATGGGTAGATCTCTAACCGGCTTCAAATGAGGTCGCTCTCCGGAACCGATAACCGGAACGAGTCCCCACCAGTTGATTCCTTCCACTACGATTAGGATATCCGGATGAGCGATATTGATCTTATTTCCTAATTCTTGCGCGGCCTTGTGCCAATCGTTCACATCGTTTGACCCCCAGTTCGGACTGTCAGGGATATAAGTGTCCGCCTTTCTTTGTGTACGGACCTCGTTCCTAAGATCGGCCGCAACCACTAAAGGATTATTAATATATCGGTTGACCATAAAGATCCAATCGTTCTGCCACATTTCGGTGGTTTGATTATAGGCGAAGCTCGAGCCGGTATGATACCAGAGGCCGTTATAATCGTATCCGCAGCACCATTCCGAAAAAGTGGTGTGGTTGTTCAGAACGACCGCGATTCCGGCGTCGGTCAGGGCTTTTACAGTCAGATCGTAAACTTCCAAAGGAGTTTTTCCGAAGAATTGAGGGTTTGCCGAGATGTATTCGTTCGGTACGGGAGTGGAATCGTGAAGCATCTTGTTGGAGAAAGGGAGCCGGACCGCATTGAAGCCCCATTCTTGTATAAGCCCAATTATATTTCCGATAGGTTGTTTATCCAAACCTCCGACTACTTGGCGAGTGTCGCTTGCTCCATACCAGTTAGCGGCCTTCAATTTGAATCTCTTCTGGTTTACGTCCACGATATATCTTCCGTTTGTGCTCAAAGGAAAAGTATAACCGTTCGAACTAAACGAAAGCGCTTGGACGGAAGAAGCAGGGTTAGAGGATTGAGGCGAATTTCCTAAGAAACCCAGAGCGAGTCCCGTGTTCGGATCCTCGGGGGAACAGGTGGAAACTAAGAAGGAGCAGGTTAAAACAATAAGAAGAAGGGGAAGCCTCTTCCTAAGTATACGATGGTTCATTTCAAATTCTCTCCAATGAATTTCCGATCGGAAATTCGGATGTCTTTATTTTTCAGTAACCATTGAACGATTTTTGCTTATAAGTGAAATGTTTTTGGGGGCGGGAATCCTTATAAGGCGCTTATATTTTTAAAAATAAACGTTCGCTTTTACGTTGTGGTGGAGAATCCAACGGATCGGAATGAAGTATCCGGTGTTGATATATATTGAATTTATATAATATTATAAATTTTGTCTGTGGGACGTTTGTTCCGAATTGCCCGAAAAAAACCGAAAGGCTTTTTCGGGCGAGTATTCGTTTATATTTTAATTTGATTTTTCGTCTAGAAATTCTTCAACTAGAGCAGCGGTCAATTCCGGGTAGCGGGTCCTAGTACCGGATACGGTCAGGATTTCGCCCAGATATTCTCCATGTCCGCTGGGAAGGACGATTAGTCTGGAGCCGGAGATCAATCTGGTCAATTCCGCTGCATGTTCCAGAGTGCCTACATCCCTGTCTCCCGAAATGATTAGGGTGGGGGCTTTGACCGATTTGACTTCTCGGTCGCTTGTATCCCGAAAGTTGAGCATTCTATTTACGTCTTTCTCGTACATCGTATGAAGCTTTTTAGGATCCGGATTCACTTTCAGAAAAGAGTCTTTTAGAGGCTGGGGCATGCTTTCGAAAGTCGCTTTCTT
This window harbors:
- a CDS encoding glycoside hydrolase family 5 protein; amino-acid sequence: MNHRILRKRLPLLLIVLTCSFLVSTCSPEDPNTGLALGFLGNSPQSSNPASSVQALSFSSNGYTFPLSTNGRYIVDVNQKRFKLKAANWYGASDTRQVVGGLDKQPIGNIIGLIQEWGFNAVRLPFSNKMLHDSTPVPNEYISANPQFFGKTPLEVYDLTVKALTDAGIAVVLNNHTTFSEWCCGYDYNGLWYHTGSSFAYNQTTEMWQNDWIFMVNRYINNPLVVAADLRNEVRTQRKADTYIPDSPNWGSNDVNDWHKAAQELGNKINIAHPDILIVVEGINWWGLVPVIGSGERPHLKPVRDLPIHFRIPNKLVYAAHNYAYIGPNHNGDDSTSGNNIKYKDMDLNTFRNTIHSEWGYVTDSEYYFTAPVWVSEFGSSPTETNPADQEWLKRLVDYLIEKDIDFAIWPLNGNDGWGLVSSDWSRTLKDDWRFAHLGRLISFPGNQGQTVNTNHFTSLSLGSGDDNSSTLNNDWDNGATKGTCPDGYRLNGLSQNQKALCTDINFGLLWNSNRAFNVQAVNETGARYHGTGDWAGGFTKYECPQNYYVSGFSKRWWGTSGILCSSANRSLGNSCRTAWFDRGDSRSSSKGGDFASGSYKGQCADNEYLAGVAQRNGSASALLCCK
- a CDS encoding DUF1574 domain-containing protein, encoding MKKNLFLFIPLLILLFSIAVDRILTMNAFEPYYSKSFSHLNFISKEDLYKDLKAELQKPSSERSKILVFFGNSRALLLPYSELRKKYPDWMLYNFSVPGGSPDYFLYWVERFVSDGVRPDFVLLDQSLEIYNRTPLLALDEVIVYGVSVDFVLRHLSTYSREEISVFLSKRLFHTFRDRPKLWRVLERLKNDSAEADMYRNGVHKVLDMLEKEKGSTPRELTPLKQAEETIVTMSDSDFSSYLRPYTFYPDMLSVQTESVRLLQKANIPYATIWVRVARPYFELYKSRIVDTSEGPKTPYQVWKPIIDDWSLKTGTALWNMNEDPEYNCDEFADPGHMSPNCFPAFGDYIFRKLKETEVTGKNQGK
- a CDS encoding glycosyltransferase — its product is MAPKISVILPTYNESENLPIAADRISRSLSDYKYEIIVVDDDSPDRTWKIAEDLKESIPQLKVIRRLDSKGLSSAVLTGMGIAEGDVFVVMDSDLQHDEKILPEMIRSFSERDVDLCLGTRYAAGGSTGKWSFIRTAISRFANFLAQRILGLPVSDPMSGYFGIKRSIYSEVKNSINPRGFKILLEFLGRSETKLKIEEIPYTFQNRIHGTTKLDNSVIKSFFLALLDIRFGKWISPTFLLYCLVGATGVIVNLLGFLLGELLGFGQLNTGISFLDPISISVLFGIELSIVSNFILNNYFTFYERRFEKWNALRGLFLFHTVSVWGILLQILSFHYLYYSFSSDWNLVHLPIKFLCDMASILVAMASNYLLNSNVTWSNRI
- a CDS encoding DJ-1 family glyoxalase III, with the protein product MSKVLIPFANGMEEMEAVILVDVLRRAGIEVVSAGLSQGPVTSSRGVRILPDVLLSEIDPYDFDMILLPGGKTGTQNLKENPILGEILLKFSEEKRWVGAICASPGVLLHHNILNESVRFTAFPGSVPKTPNYTGNRIEISGKILTSIGPGSAFEFALKIVQILAGTDKEKEVRTGLYLPE
- a CDS encoding SIR2 family NAD-dependent protein deacylase produces the protein MILPLGSVIRERLKSSKRILALTGAGISAESGVPTFRGKDGLWKNFRAEELATPEAFRKNPKLVWEWYLWRMELISQKEPNPAHKVLAELEEKFPGFRLVTQNVDGLHRKAGSKRLLEIHGNIFRNRCISCNHQSETILPMGEVPPLCDHCGGSLRPGVLWFGESYDEDLLNESVKYAESAEVTLVIGSSGMVGIPVELARIARENGSLVIEINTEESGYSRHADLFLQGKAGEILPALASYFP